Proteins found in one Vallitalea guaymasensis genomic segment:
- a CDS encoding nucleoside hydrolase: MTKIPIIIDTDPGTDDTTAILMCLACEKFDTRAITSVGGNVGIEKTSNNARKIVELSGKDVKVAIGVKNPIVRKIVNAEFVHGVSGLGNITLPEPVMPYYEKDAIDTIYEEALAADGRLKILALGPLTNIAVALLKYPQLKKMIDSIVFMGGAVNLGNATPAAEFNIYADPEAAKIVFDSGIDLVMVGLDVTHETIVTKEQNKRIHQYNNKVAKVVAKLIDYTIDRESPYNPNGGVMHDPLAAATLIDSSVLETEDYYVDVELKSDITRGKTVTDVFRVTDNKPNIHVGVKSDNEKFLEILESMISKYE, from the coding sequence ATGACAAAAATACCTATTATAATAGATACAGATCCAGGTACAGACGATACAACCGCCATACTAATGTGTTTGGCATGTGAAAAATTTGATACTAGAGCTATTACAAGTGTAGGAGGAAATGTTGGGATAGAAAAGACTTCTAATAATGCACGAAAGATAGTAGAGCTCTCAGGAAAAGATGTAAAAGTTGCAATAGGAGTCAAGAATCCTATTGTGAGAAAAATAGTTAATGCAGAATTTGTACATGGTGTTTCTGGTTTAGGCAATATTACATTACCAGAACCTGTAATGCCTTATTATGAAAAAGATGCTATAGATACTATATATGAAGAAGCATTAGCAGCAGATGGCAGACTCAAGATTTTAGCTCTTGGACCTTTAACTAATATTGCAGTAGCATTGTTGAAATATCCACAATTAAAGAAAATGATTGATAGTATTGTCTTTATGGGTGGAGCAGTCAATCTAGGTAATGCTACCCCAGCTGCTGAATTCAATATCTATGCTGATCCAGAAGCAGCAAAAATAGTATTTGATTCAGGCATAGATTTAGTGATGGTTGGGTTAGACGTCACTCATGAAACTATTGTTACAAAAGAACAAAATAAAAGAATACACCAGTATAATAACAAGGTAGCTAAGGTAGTAGCAAAATTAATAGATTATACAATAGATAGAGAAAGTCCTTATAACCCTAATGGTGGAGTTATGCATGATCCATTAGCGGCAGCGACACTTATTGATAGCTCTGTTCTAGAAACAGAAGATTATTATGTGGATGTAGAACTTAAAAGTGATATCACTAGAGGAAAAACTGTTACAGATGTTTTTAGAGTTACAGATAACAAACCTAACATTCATGTTGGTGTAAAGTCAGATAATGAGAAGTTCTTGGAGATACTTGAATCTATGATAAGCAAGTATGAATAG
- the rbsK gene encoding ribokinase — MKIVVVGSTNMDYVLKTNELPKLGETLSAMSFNTVFGGKGANQAVAAARLGAEVTMIAAVGDDSIGEQLKDNLAKESINVEGVNVVEGPSGVAMITVADNGDNTIVVYPGANGKIDEKWLEANEALIMSADCILVQLEIPINVVMKAVKIASDNNVKVIFNPAPAKEFPNDIFKYVDIITPNETELKKISGKEDIKEGAMELIERGANSVVVTLGEQGSMYIDKDNTISAGSFTVKSIDSTAAGDAFNAALGIKLIESDDIEDGLKYSNAVGALVTTKLGAQTSLPFKNEVEAFMKNK; from the coding sequence ATGAAAATTGTTGTTGTGGGTAGTACTAATATGGATTACGTATTAAAAACCAATGAATTACCTAAGTTGGGGGAAACATTGTCAGCTATGTCTTTTAATACTGTATTCGGCGGTAAAGGTGCTAATCAAGCTGTAGCAGCAGCAAGACTTGGTGCAGAAGTTACGATGATTGCAGCTGTTGGTGATGATAGTATTGGTGAACAGCTAAAGGATAATCTTGCAAAAGAAAGTATAAATGTTGAAGGTGTAAATGTAGTAGAGGGACCAAGTGGTGTAGCAATGATTACAGTTGCGGATAATGGTGATAATACTATTGTTGTTTATCCAGGAGCCAATGGGAAGATTGATGAGAAATGGCTGGAGGCTAATGAAGCATTGATAATGTCAGCGGACTGTATACTTGTTCAATTGGAGATTCCTATTAATGTAGTTATGAAGGCGGTTAAAATAGCTAGTGATAATAACGTGAAAGTTATATTTAATCCAGCGCCAGCAAAAGAGTTTCCTAATGATATTTTCAAGTATGTAGATATAATTACACCTAATGAGACAGAGTTGAAGAAGATATCAGGAAAAGAGGATATTAAAGAAGGTGCTATGGAATTAATTGAAAGAGGCGCTAATAGTGTTGTTGTGACACTTGGTGAACAAGGAAGTATGTATATTGATAAGGATAATACAATTAGTGCAGGTTCGTTTACTGTAAAGTCTATTGATAGTACTGCGGCGGGAGATGCTTTTAATGCGGCATTAGGGATAAAGCTTATTGAATCAGATGATATAGAGGATGGGTTGAAGTATTCAAATGCTGTGGGAGCTTTGGTTACGACTAAATTAGGGGCACAGACTTCTTTGCCGTTTAAGAATGAAGTGGAAGCATTTATGAAAAATAAATAG